A single window of Helicobacter macacae MIT 99-5501 DNA harbors:
- a CDS encoding metallophosphoesterase family protein → MQTAPSKPTIGNPTIYMFGDTHGIMDIEKIFSINKSYTKDDFVIICGDFGVLWSDEVDSNEAILIKEFKKLPCTILFIDGNHENFNRLENLRTIKRFGGNVGEYIKDKAYHLKRGEIYQIAGRNVFTMGGAMSVDKDFREPNISWWEAENITPTQIKYALQNLTNFKDKIDIVITHTCPNSFLPHISKHLLLEFKLLVPDDNSVWLELLAQRLALKQSGKIEWFFGHWHGDFDFCVEIQNADYENLDSRNADKTKGTDNVDRTKSVKNADSDKSADSALDFDKNLGLQINAHCLYDEVYCVRDEVKSMFG, encoded by the coding sequence ATGCAAACAGCCCCTAGCAAACCTACGATTGGCAACCCCACGATTTATATGTTTGGCGATACGCACGGGATTATGGATATTGAGAAAATTTTTTCAATCAACAAATCCTACACAAAAGATGATTTTGTCATCATCTGTGGGGATTTTGGCGTGCTGTGGAGCGATGAAGTGGATTCAAATGAGGCGATTTTGATTAAAGAGTTTAAAAAACTTCCTTGCACGATTTTGTTTATCGATGGCAATCACGAGAATTTCAACCGCCTAGAAAACCTCCGCACTATCAAGCGATTTGGCGGCAATGTGGGCGAGTATATCAAGGACAAAGCCTATCATCTAAAGCGTGGCGAGATTTATCAAATCGCGGGGCGCAATGTCTTTACTATGGGTGGGGCAATGAGCGTGGATAAGGACTTTAGAGAGCCAAATATCTCGTGGTGGGAAGCAGAAAATATCACGCCCACACAGATAAAATATGCCCTGCAAAATCTCACAAACTTCAAAGACAAAATCGACATAGTCATCACGCACACCTGCCCAAATAGCTTCTTGCCACATATTTCTAAGCACTTGCTTTTAGAATTTAAATTGCTAGTCCCTGATGATAATAGCGTGTGGCTTGAGCTTTTGGCACAAAGGCTCGCACTCAAGCAAAGCGGGAAAATCGAGTGGTTTTTTGGGCATTGGCACGGGGATTTTGACTTTTGCGTGGAGATACAAAACGCAGATTATGAGAATTTAGATTCTAGAAATGCGGATAAAACTAAGGGCACGGATAATGTGGATAGGACTAAAAGTGTTAAGAATGCTGATAGTGATAAAAGTGCTGATAGTGCGCTAGATTTTGATAAAAATTTGGGATTGCAAATAAACGCACATTGTTTGTATGATGAAGTCTATTGCGTGCGAGATGAAGTAAAATCAATGTTTGGTTAG
- a CDS encoding PDDEXK-like family protein: MSENTITQSDFDSFVSRFSDYLAKANESKKRGNNDYNPLLVIRSAKDEAKLHTRILHSFLDTNGAHYQDDLFLRFFLESLQLKGCEYKNLLEWFDDTANARVEKEYYITNECDKGFIDLYIYNDTKHIILENKVDSGDGDKQIAKYIDNLRENGYENIAVVYLTKMGDKLSDKSHDKWKINGNFLECENDKVLYIPISYADEILEKWIGKCQSKSGVGNIANLNYALECYKDIVKIIIDEKENAMGIADFFKDSEDFESDFKLAFEIIKNTDKIKEAYLQKTTNRIRQT; this comes from the coding sequence ATGAGTGAAAATACCATAACGCAAAGTGATTTTGATAGCTTTGTAAGTAGATTTAGCGATTATCTAGCAAAGGCAAATGAAAGTAAAAAGCGCGGAAACAATGATTACAATCCCTTGCTTGTGATTCGTAGCGCAAAAGACGAAGCAAAATTGCATACAAGAATTTTGCATTCATTTTTGGATACAAATGGGGCACATTACCAAGATGATTTATTTTTGCGATTTTTCTTAGAATCGTTGCAATTAAAAGGGTGTGAGTATAAAAATTTGCTTGAGTGGTTTGACGATACGGCAAATGCGCGTGTAGAAAAGGAATATTACATAACAAATGAATGCGATAAGGGGTTCATTGATTTGTATATATACAACGATACAAAACATATTATTTTGGAGAACAAGGTAGATTCGGGTGATGGCGATAAACAAATAGCAAAATATATTGATAATTTGCGTGAAAACGGCTATGAAAATATCGCTGTGGTTTATCTCACAAAAATGGGAGATAAGCTAAGCGACAAAAGCCATGATAAATGGAAAATCAATGGTAATTTTTTAGAATGCGAAAATGACAAAGTGCTTTACATACCAATTTCTTATGCAGATGAGATTCTAGAAAAGTGGATAGGAAAATGTCAGAGCAAAAGTGGTGTAGGAAATATCGCAAATCTAAACTACGCGCTAGAATGTTACAAGGACATAGTTAAAATCATTATAGATGAAAAGGAGAATGCAATGGGTATAGCGGATTTTTTCAAAGATTCAGAGGATTTTGAAAGTGATTTTAAATTGGCGTTTGAGATTATAAAAAATACCGACAAAATCAAAGAGGCATATTTGCAAAAAACTACAAACAGAATTAGACAAACTTAG
- a CDS encoding helix-turn-helix transcriptional regulator: protein MKNIKMPFANDKIKRQTYIYERLLNASKAKQRIGITQLAKECGVSTKTISRDLHDSLSQMGAIKVGKGWLLDEKLAKDSLQSQEKITLSVLDNLAKSVGEIFYHKAHNLLESISSQFASPIFTHFSTESLGEKELQNFALLESAINAKEQISFVFHSSEFRLEPLKLAFFDGFWYLLGFDIINPTQKIFKKFYLKDISQITRLNTHFEITQNIEQKLENANNVWFNLDEPYPVHLFIDKQIAKYFLRKPLKGQKTLGKYPDGSLEICLNITNEMEILPLICYYIPHIKVLSPDFIKDSVREKISQYLDEIS, encoded by the coding sequence ATGAAAAACATAAAAATGCCTTTTGCAAATGACAAAATCAAACGCCAAACATATATCTATGAGCGACTGCTAAATGCTAGCAAGGCAAAGCAAAGGATAGGCATTACCCAGCTTGCCAAAGAGTGTGGCGTATCTACCAAGACGATTTCGCGTGATTTGCACGATAGCCTTAGCCAAATGGGTGCGATAAAAGTAGGCAAAGGCTGGCTACTAGACGAAAAACTAGCAAAAGATAGCCTACAATCCCAAGAAAAAATCACACTATCGGTGCTAGATAATCTAGCAAAATCCGTAGGAGAAATATTCTATCACAAAGCGCACAATCTACTTGAGAGCATATCTTCGCAGTTTGCAAGCCCGATTTTTACACACTTTAGCACAGAGTCTTTGGGTGAAAAAGAGCTACAAAACTTTGCTTTGTTAGAATCTGCCATAAATGCAAAGGAGCAAATCTCTTTTGTGTTTCACTCTAGTGAGTTTAGGCTAGAGCCTTTGAAGCTAGCATTTTTTGATGGATTTTGGTATTTGCTAGGGTTTGACATCATAAATCCTACTCAAAAAATATTCAAAAAATTTTATCTAAAAGACATAAGCCAAATCACGCGCTTAAATACGCATTTTGAAATCACGCAAAATATCGAGCAAAAGCTAGAAAATGCAAATAATGTATGGTTTAACCTTGATGAGCCATATCCTGTGCATCTCTTTATCGACAAGCAAATTGCTAAGTATTTTTTGCGAAAGCCACTAAAAGGGCAAAAGACACTTGGCAAATATCCTGACGGCTCGCTAGAAATCTGCCTAAATATCACAAATGAAATGGAAATCCTCCCGCTTATCTGCTACTACATACCCCATATCAAAGTCCTAAGCCCAGATTTTATAAAAGATAGCGTGAGAGAGAAAATCTCACAATATTTAGATGAAATTTCATAG
- the murC gene encoding UDP-N-acetylmuramate--L-alanine ligase, whose translation MSANLASLPPLSQAKIHFIGIGGIGISGLAKYLKAQGSIISGSDIAHSPTTHYLRSLGSNITIPHDKKAIKDQDIVIHSAIIKQDNPEILQAQKRHIPVLSRKQALSLILDSKRVYSVCGAHGKSTTSAMLSAIFNEYGAIIGAESKEFHSNVREVSSQSIIFEADESDKSFLNSNPYFAVLPNAEPEHLETYNHNIEELRGAYREFLGKAKFRVLNKEDEFLACFSNDSSAKDYLPHIELYPSKDISEISYTLKNDEPHTRFKLKDLGGFEVWGFGAHIALNASLAILTALESRAKDLLEQDSAQNHNKSNEQYSTKLDSASKKKILQEIRKNLSHFCGIKKRFDILCKEPLTIIDDYAHHPTEILATLSSLEIYADLRKIKEICIIWQPHKYSRLFDNLEAFQSCFDSKYKLVILPVWAAGEEAREVDFGSLFSHARPALATRIARTNEGIEIYNGTHIIDKITNGLVVGFGAGDITYQLRGVK comes from the coding sequence ATAAGTGCAAATCTAGCTTCCCTCCCTCCACTCTCTCAAGCCAAAATTCACTTTATCGGTATCGGTGGCATAGGGATTTCAGGGCTTGCCAAATACCTAAAAGCGCAAGGCAGTATCATAAGTGGAAGCGATATAGCACACTCTCCCACCACGCACTATCTGCGCTCACTTGGCTCAAATATCACTATCCCGCACGACAAAAAAGCCATAAAAGACCAAGACATAGTCATTCACTCCGCAATCATCAAGCAAGACAACCCCGAAATCCTCCAAGCCCAAAAACGACATATCCCCGTGCTATCTCGCAAGCAAGCCCTAAGCCTAATCCTAGATTCTAAGCGCGTATATAGCGTGTGTGGTGCGCACGGCAAATCAACCACAAGTGCTATGCTAAGTGCGATTTTTAATGAGTATGGCGCGATTATCGGTGCAGAGAGTAAAGAATTTCACTCAAATGTCCGTGAGGTATCAAGCCAAAGTATCATCTTTGAAGCTGATGAGTCAGACAAAAGTTTCCTAAACTCTAATCCCTACTTTGCTGTGCTGCCAAATGCCGAACCAGAGCATTTAGAGACTTACAACCACAATATAGAGGAGCTAAGGGGTGCGTATAGGGAGTTTTTGGGCAAGGCAAAGTTTCGCGTGCTAAATAAAGAAGATGAGTTTTTGGCTTGCTTTTCAAATGATTCTAGTGCCAAAGACTACTTGCCTCATATTGAGCTTTATCCTTCAAAAGACATTAGCGAGATTTCTTATACGCTAAAAAATGACGAACCACATACGCGCTTTAAGCTAAAAGATTTGGGGGGATTTGAAGTGTGGGGATTTGGAGCGCATATCGCCCTAAATGCTTCGCTTGCAATCCTTACCGCGCTAGAATCTAGGGCAAAAGATTTACTAGAGCAAGATAGCGCGCAAAATCACAACAAATCAAATGAGCAATACTCTACCAAACTAGATTCTGCAAGCAAGAAAAAAATCCTGCAAGAAATAAGAAAAAATCTAAGCCATTTTTGTGGGATAAAAAAGCGATTTGACATACTATGCAAAGAGCCTTTGACAATCATTGATGATTATGCTCATCACCCTACTGAAATTTTAGCCACGCTTAGTTCGCTAGAGATTTATGCAGATTTGCGAAAAATCAAAGAGATTTGTATCATTTGGCAGCCACACAAATACTCGCGACTTTTTGACAATCTAGAAGCGTTTCAGAGTTGCTTTGATAGCAAATATAAACTTGTGATTTTGCCTGTGTGGGCAGCGGGGGAGGAAGCGCGTGAAGTAGACTTTGGCTCGCTTTTTTCGCACGCTAGACCTGCGCTAGCCACACGCATAGCCCGCACAAATGAGGGAATCGAAATCTATAATGGCACACATATCATAGACAAAATCACAAATGGCTTAGTGGTAGGGTTTGGCGCGGGGGATATTACCTATCAGCTTCGTGGTGTGAAGTAA
- the pyrH gene encoding UMP kinase, with amino-acid sequence MRQDKQKEQESIKKQDNEAPRNKRVLVKFSGEALAGESGFGIEPAILGYIAGEIKELQEANIEIGIVIGGGNIIRGVTAAQGGIIRRTSGDYMGMLATVINAVAMQEALEHSGLDVRVQSAIEIQEVCETYIYRRAIRHLEKGRVVIFAAGTGNPFFTTDTTATLRAVEIGADYVIKATKVDGVYDKDPKKYKDAKKLDKMSYDEALAENIKVMDDTAIALAKDNKLPIVVCNMFRKGNLAAIVRDNAGICSVVK; translated from the coding sequence ATGCGACAAGATAAGCAAAAAGAGCAAGAAAGTATAAAAAAGCAGGACAATGAAGCACCTAGAAATAAGCGTGTATTAGTGAAGTTTTCAGGCGAGGCATTGGCAGGAGAGAGTGGATTTGGGATTGAGCCTGCTATATTGGGCTATATAGCAGGCGAGATAAAAGAACTGCAAGAAGCAAATATTGAGATTGGAATCGTTATCGGCGGGGGGAATATTATCCGTGGGGTTACCGCTGCGCAAGGCGGAATCATACGGCGCACAAGTGGCGACTATATGGGTATGCTAGCTACTGTGATAAATGCTGTGGCTATGCAAGAAGCACTAGAGCATAGTGGGCTAGATGTGCGCGTGCAAAGCGCGATAGAAATCCAAGAAGTATGCGAGACTTATATCTATCGCAGGGCGATTAGACATCTAGAAAAGGGGAGGGTTGTGATATTTGCCGCAGGGACAGGGAATCCATTTTTTACCACCGATACGACAGCTACTCTTAGAGCCGTAGAAATCGGTGCGGACTATGTGATAAAAGCCACAAAAGTCGATGGCGTCTATGACAAAGACCCAAAAAAATACAAGGACGCAAAAAAGCTAGATAAAATGAGCTATGATGAAGCATTGGCTGAAAACATCAAGGTAATGGACGACACAGCAATCGCCCTTGCCAAAGACAACAAACTGCCAATCGTAGTGTGCAATATGTTTAGAAAAGGAAATCTAGCTGCTATCGTGCGAGATAATGCAGGAATCTGCTCGGTGGTGAAATAG
- a CDS encoding outer membrane beta-barrel protein, protein MVFSLSGGIARADSTKNSDPYKVGIKKPKTGGFVGGEFGIGSAYSYASVRRYWYSGSSTHSTFPINVFGGYQWYFYDRPWFHFGVRVRGHIGYTNLNTSFSDWGWYDYQNAKFSISSHAIQYGVEAQFLWDFLNMGEHTLGWHFAPIGLGGSTFFGSLKASIPNTTNSNLSVEDDLTTKTKFSYLFSTGFHYYYNAKHMVFATYRYQYYSSDYEPTASNKASYHITAYNSFMLGYAYKF, encoded by the coding sequence TTGGTTTTTTCATTGTCTGGTGGTATAGCTCGTGCTGATAGCACAAAAAATAGCGACCCATACAAAGTAGGCATCAAAAAGCCAAAAACAGGTGGCTTTGTCGGCGGGGAATTTGGTATAGGAAGCGCGTATTCTTATGCGAGTGTGCGTAGATATTGGTATTCTGGCTCAAGCACACATTCGACTTTCCCTATCAATGTGTTTGGTGGGTATCAGTGGTATTTCTATGATAGACCGTGGTTTCATTTCGGTGTAAGAGTTCGCGGACATATCGGTTACACAAATTTAAACACAAGTTTTTCAGATTGGGGGTGGTATGATTATCAAAATGCTAAATTCTCAATTAGCTCACACGCTATACAATATGGTGTAGAAGCACAATTTTTGTGGGACTTCTTAAATATGGGTGAGCATACACTTGGCTGGCATTTTGCTCCCATAGGCTTGGGTGGAAGCACTTTTTTTGGTAGTCTTAAAGCTTCTATTCCCAACACTACTAATTCTAACTTAAGCGTAGAAGATGATTTGACAACAAAAACAAAGTTTTCTTACCTTTTTAGCACAGGATTCCACTACTATTACAATGCCAAACATATGGTGTTTGCTACATACAGGTATCAATATTACAGCTCTGATTATGAGCCAACTGCGAGCAATAAAGCTAGCTATCATATCACAGCTTACAATTCTTTTATGCTCGGCTATGCGTATAAATTCTAG
- the flgB gene encoding flagellar basal body rod protein FlgB — MISFAVESKVYPLAHKALDYRSLRQDLIAGNIANQNTPYYRPRDIEFTQALALRQDEILYKKPSRQLQLAQSNKGHLSLESSRTAKFEHKPDLFFRDGHLARNDGNSVDLDIETSEMGKNSVVYQGLTVALKKHKGILNYAIEAGKNIS; from the coding sequence ATGATTTCTTTTGCGGTAGAATCTAAAGTCTATCCACTAGCGCACAAAGCCCTTGATTATCGCTCGCTAAGGCAGGATTTAATCGCGGGAAATATCGCCAATCAAAACACACCCTACTATCGCCCGCGCGATATAGAATTTACCCAAGCTCTAGCGTTGCGACAAGATGAGATTTTGTATAAAAAGCCATCAAGGCAACTTCAGCTAGCACAAAGCAACAAAGGGCATTTAAGCCTAGAATCCTCTCGCACAGCGAAGTTTGAACACAAGCCAGATTTGTTTTTCCGCGATGGGCATTTGGCTAGAAATGACGGCAATAGCGTGGATTTGGATATAGAAACAAGCGAAATGGGCAAAAACTCCGTAGTCTATCAAGGGCTAACCGTCGCCCTAAAAAAGCACAAAGGTATCCTAAACTACGCTATTGAAGCGGGCAAAAATATTTCTTAA
- the flgC gene encoding flagellar basal body rod protein FlgC produces the protein MNFFNSFDISGYGLSAQRIRANLISSNIANANTTRTDEGGPYRRQMVSFRAFDFNKALNERLSKESDEAEYEDPLNEGDLGKLPKPAIMGVYIDKIVRDDRSPIMKYEPSHPDANSEGYVAYPNINPVVEMADLIEATRAYQANVAAFQSAKTMAGNAIMMMQV, from the coding sequence ATGAATTTTTTTAACTCATTTGACATTAGTGGCTATGGACTTTCAGCACAGCGAATCCGCGCCAATCTCATATCCTCTAATATCGCCAATGCCAACACTACACGAACCGATGAGGGAGGACCATATCGTAGACAAATGGTATCTTTTCGCGCATTTGATTTTAATAAAGCATTAAATGAACGATTAAGTAAAGAGAGCGATGAAGCAGAGTATGAAGACCCGCTTAATGAGGGGGATTTGGGAAAATTACCAAAACCTGCTATAATGGGCGTGTATATCGACAAAATCGTGCGTGATGATAGGAGTCCTATTATGAAATACGAGCCTAGCCACCCCGATGCAAATTCGGAGGGCTATGTCGCATATCCCAATATCAATCCCGTTGTCGAAATGGCGGATTTAATCGAAGCTACTAGGGCATATCAAGCAAATGTCGCAGCGTTTCAAAGTGCTAAAACAATGGCAGGAAATGCCATAATGATGATGCAAGTGTAG
- the fliE gene encoding flagellar hook-basal body complex protein FliE, which produces MDDIKKVGLSNPINPKLNITPTQAANDNGEFTKLLKKSIDELNQVQESSDKALADMASGQLKDLHQAAITIGKAETSMKLMLEVRNKALSAYKEILRTQV; this is translated from the coding sequence ATGGACGACATAAAAAAGGTTGGTTTATCAAACCCTATAAACCCAAAGCTAAATATCACACCCACCCAAGCCGCAAATGACAATGGCGAATTTACCAAACTACTAAAAAAATCCATAGATGAGCTAAACCAAGTCCAAGAAAGCTCGGACAAAGCCCTAGCTGATATGGCAAGCGGACAGCTAAAAGACTTGCACCAGGCCGCCATAACCATAGGCAAAGCCGAAACAAGTATGAAGCTAATGCTTGAAGTGCGCAACAAAGCCCTAAGTGCGTATAAAGAAATCCTAAGAACACAAGTATAG
- a CDS encoding peptidoglycan D,D-transpeptidase FtsI family protein: MPIPKYLPQNPSNYGNKNSQKYDSTLGQSPQNLPPKNRLKRFQKNGIGIAKSRRILAIFLVFVLSAVIFLFSVYSKVALPRESKMPTLIVAKEDVAVRGNIYTAKTYQDDEGYSLARSNKLYKLGFNPRSIDPNKKELFITLLEIYSGVPRYTIIEKLKSPKYQILSYKISPNVAANLRALNAKLLAYDVFREYIDEKGRVIGKMGLSVEVSGVSREYPYNDMLEPFIGYVTKSEIGRLTMPIGVDGIENSREKILRQKQNGEVIGKRDIGFNIIQTKQAHSTSREDGFSVRLGIPFSLQQKLEELLDSAKKEYQSQEIIAAILNPKNGQILAIATTNRFNPNAIREQDKPHLKIRAIAESFEPGSTIKPIIYAMLLEKKLINPLSPIDLGNGYYMLGKHTITDDTIMPQNPTIEDVLLHSSNVGMILLSNRLNGQEFYDGLRSFGLGSLTGIDLPYERDGIVPSLKELSKSSGTTKKSVSFGYVARVTFMQLLRAYGVFANGGYLVTPHITQSYIAPDGKIYIPTTRTAKPTQAISEATAKKMQSLLIKVVESGTGKAAKVEQAGIITGGKTGTAREIAQSGGYGQKHNGSFFGFVKDGQNTFVIGVVTFGASGQHYYGSQNSAPVFKKIVDILIEQGYLQTKTKKR, encoded by the coding sequence ATGCCTATCCCCAAATATCTCCCACAAAATCCAAGCAATTATGGAAATAAAAACTCTCAAAAATACGATTCTACTCTAGGGCAATCTCCCCAAAATCTACCCCCCAAAAATCGACTAAAAAGATTCCAAAAAAACGGCATAGGAATCGCCAAATCTCGCAGAATCTTAGCGATTTTTTTGGTGTTTGTGCTAAGCGCGGTTATTTTTCTTTTTAGTGTGTATTCAAAAGTCGCATTGCCTAGAGAATCCAAAATGCCAACCCTAATCGTAGCAAAAGAAGATGTCGCTGTGCGGGGTAATATCTACACGGCAAAAACCTACCAAGATGATGAGGGATACTCCCTTGCAAGGAGCAACAAACTTTACAAACTAGGGTTTAACCCCCGCTCCATAGACCCAAACAAAAAAGAGCTTTTTATCACGCTTTTAGAGATTTATAGCGGTGTGCCACGCTACACTATCATAGAGAAGCTAAAAAGCCCAAAATACCAAATCCTCTCTTATAAAATCTCGCCAAATGTCGCTGCAAATCTGCGGGCACTAAACGCAAAACTTTTGGCTTATGATGTGTTTCGTGAATATATTGATGAAAAGGGCAGGGTGATAGGCAAAATGGGGCTTAGCGTGGAGGTAAGCGGAGTAAGCAGGGAATATCCATACAACGATATGCTTGAGCCATTTATCGGCTATGTAACCAAAAGCGAGATTGGCAGGCTTACTATGCCAATAGGGGTTGATGGCATAGAGAATTCGCGTGAGAAAATCCTAAGGCAAAAGCAAAATGGCGAAGTTATAGGCAAGCGAGATATTGGGTTTAATATTATTCAAACTAAGCAAGCGCATTCTACAAGCAGAGAGGACGGATTTAGTGTTAGGCTTGGGATTCCTTTTAGCTTGCAGCAAAAACTAGAAGAGCTGCTAGATAGTGCCAAAAAAGAATACCAATCCCAAGAAATTATCGCAGCGATTCTAAACCCAAAAAACGGGCAGATTTTAGCTATCGCTACGACAAATCGATTTAACCCAAACGCAATAAGAGAGCAAGATAAACCACACCTAAAAATCCGCGCCATAGCAGAATCATTTGAGCCCGGAAGCACCATAAAGCCTATCATTTATGCAATGCTACTAGAAAAAAAGCTAATAAACCCGCTAAGCCCGATAGACTTGGGCAATGGATATTATATGCTAGGCAAGCACACTATCACAGATGACACCATAATGCCCCAAAATCCAACCATAGAAGATGTGCTTTTGCACTCAAGCAATGTGGGTATGATTTTGCTATCAAACCGACTAAATGGACAGGAATTTTATGACGGTTTGCGCTCTTTTGGGCTAGGCTCGCTTACAGGGATTGATTTGCCCTATGAGCGAGATGGTATCGTGCCATCTCTAAAAGAGCTATCCAAATCCTCTGGCACTACCAAAAAATCCGTATCTTTTGGCTATGTAGCGCGAGTAACATTTATGCAGCTTTTGCGAGCTTATGGGGTTTTTGCAAATGGTGGCTACCTAGTAACGCCACATATCACACAAAGCTATATAGCCCCCGATGGCAAAATCTATATCCCCACCACAAGGACAGCTAAGCCCACACAAGCTATCTCTGAAGCCACTGCCAAAAAAATGCAAAGCCTGCTAATCAAAGTCGTAGAATCAGGCACGGGCAAAGCCGCCAAAGTCGAGCAAGCTGGAATCATCACAGGGGGCAAAACAGGCACAGCTAGAGAAATAGCCCAAAGTGGTGGATATGGGCAAAAACACAATGGCTCATTTTTTGGTTTTGTAAAAGATGGGCAAAATACCTTTGTCATAGGCGTTGTTACCTTTGGCGCATCTGGACAGCACTACTATGGTAGTCAAAATTCTGCCCCTGTGTTTAAAAAGATAGTCGATATACTTATTGAGCAAGGTTACTTGCAGACAAAAACAAAAAAACGCTAA
- a CDS encoding cytochrome c biogenesis CcdA family protein, which translates to MEQSLLEYFYGGATITPFFVAFFAGLLSFLSPCTLPLVPLYMAYISGVSLAELSASTSDSTKDSKIFAKQDSIINDLSQANPQIPAQSHAKLSIHPAQSNTQNNPSITHIKSTTQKSTTQKYSSQNPKSPHLSNIRYMIFARSFAFVLGFSLVFILAGVALRSVFFVLDSVLLEILAGVVVLIFGLHFLGVFHIKWLYVSKKFQLKATHPAIKILAPFVLGVSFALGWSPCTGPIFGAIALMASTSTQGFALLCLYALGFALPFLVLALALERGFELIDRFKPHLRKVEILSGILLVCVGSFMISGDFSLYLGKISEWIAKI; encoded by the coding sequence ATGGAGCAGTCGTTATTAGAGTATTTTTATGGTGGCGCGACAATCACACCTTTTTTTGTGGCATTTTTTGCTGGCTTGCTTTCCTTTCTTTCTCCCTGCACTTTACCACTTGTGCCACTTTATATGGCGTATATTTCGGGTGTTTCGCTAGCAGAGCTTAGTGCTAGCACGAGTGATAGCACAAAAGATTCTAAAATTTTTGCCAAGCAAGATTCCATCATAAATGACTTATCACAAGCAAATCCACAAATCCCCGCGCAATCCCATGCAAAACTCTCCATACATCCCGCGCAAAGCAATACCCAAAACAACCCCTCCATAACCCACATAAAATCCACTACGCAAAAATCCACTACACAAAAATACTCTTCCCAAAATCCAAAATCCCCACACTTATCCAATATCCGCTATATGATTTTTGCTCGCTCATTTGCCTTTGTGCTAGGCTTTTCGCTTGTATTTATCCTAGCAGGTGTTGCCTTGCGTTCTGTGTTTTTTGTGCTAGATTCTGTTTTGCTAGAGATTTTGGCAGGTGTTGTTGTGCTTATTTTTGGATTGCATTTTTTGGGTGTTTTTCATATCAAATGGCTCTATGTAAGCAAAAAATTTCAGCTAAAAGCCACTCACCCAGCTATAAAGATTCTAGCTCCTTTCGTGCTAGGAGTGAGCTTTGCACTAGGGTGGAGTCCTTGCACGGGACCGATTTTTGGAGCTATCGCACTTATGGCTAGCACTAGCACGCAAGGATTTGCCCTGCTATGTCTGTATGCACTAGGTTTTGCCCTACCTTTTTTGGTGCTTGCACTTGCGCTAGAGAGAGGGTTTGAGCTTATTGATAGATTCAAGCCACATTTGCGCAAGGTAGAGATTCTATCGGGGATTTTGCTTGTTTGTGTGGGCTCATTTATGATTAGCGGGGATTTTAGCTTATATTTGGGTAAAATAAGCGAGTGGATAGCCAAAATATAA